The sequence GTTGGAGCTCACTGATGTTGCAGGAGGGACGACGACTAAAAGCAAGAAGAAATAGGATGAGCCCTGAAAGAGGAGATTGCAATTCCCTCCTGATGAGATGATAAGAGCCATGATTTTGAAGAAAGGTTTGAAGCTGAAGCTTTAATGGGGGGCTAGTAAGTGCCAAGGGACCTGAAGATTTATAAATCCTCCTGCTGGATACATGACATAACATGCCCGACCATGCCCAATTATGACTGACCAGGATCTCGAAACACCAGGTTCCCACCATGGGTTACCATTAGCTCTCATTGAATACCAAGTATAATAATCACATGAgatattgttaagtttgtctcatattcttgattgttttgaagattgactcgaTCTGACATGTTTTGATGGTGAttcgaatggaaaattttttaagatctgtgatggaagcagaggggttgggccgataggcctaAATctagagcccatcactgatctcttATGGGGGTGCGGGGCGTCGATCGGATCTatcgcgacccgatgggtcgactcACAATTtgaagtatatataatgtactattgcttattgagaaagtcattgtattttggggtttttcgagctaggatttcagggcgagttttttcttgccgctgctagggtgtaatttctcttctgcatagtgaatcatcttcttcttcgcccgaggacgtaaaCCACCATCCtgatgtgtgaacctcgttaaatctctgtgtcgtacagatctattgtctctttattattcgtgtttcttggtatTTGATCTTACAATAGTTTTTAGAGATTTGATGCAAGAGATGTCGATAGCCATGTGATTGTTATTTGGGTCCCATGAATTCCGATAGGTATCGAATTCCACCACAATGATGGAATTATTGGTTCGCATAGGGTGTTTGCATCTCCTGGGGCCATGATGACATGCCATGAAATACTGATCCAATGAAACTGAAAAAGTTGAAGCTCAATGATTTTACAGTAGGGACTTCTAATAAAAGCAAGGAATAATAGAATGAGCTCTGAAAGAGAACGAAATAAAGCTTTGGAAATAGGAGATTGCAATTCCCTGATGATGTGATGATGTGATGATGAGATGACAAAAGCCATGATTTTGGTTGATGGCTTGAAGCTGAAGCTTGCTGAATGGGCTAAGAACCAATGGAACTGAGAAGttgtaatattttttcaatttctattgGTGGTTAAGGGTGCAATTTCTTGTCACGAGAagttatcatatttttttcaattgccACTTgccttattttaaaaaatatcaatttatttttttaatttttgagaaaataattgttaaaaagttgaaaatcatttAATGCAGTGTTTATATGAAATAGCATGATTTACCATTGTTGGAAGAACAAGTGTATTAAGGGCAAAAAACATAAGGTTTCAATTTCTTAGTTCATCACTTTGACTACAAtaagattttccctttataGAAATAGTTAATATTATAGTTTGTAGTACACTCTAAAGTAGAATCTCTTTTTTGATATCTTATAGAGCACCCCCTAACAGAAATTCCAAGGTGGTGGTTGTTGAGGTTTTGTGAACTAGGGCTTTTCTATACTTTTGCAATTTAGAGCACCCCTTAAGAGAAATTCCAAGGTGGTCGTTCTTGAGGTTTTGTGGACTAGGGTTTTTCTATACTTTTGTATTAACAGAAGTATGTCTTCTATTTTATGGTGTCGGTGGTGATGGTAGAGAGAGTCAAGCTCTAGAGTCAGGTTTATTGGgctttttatattataaaattgtatttatgtttttttatgaaCAGTTCAAATCTATTTTTGCAGtgattaacaatttttttttcactcagtttataaccaaaaaaagaaaaacttgccTCTAATTAACTAGTACAAATTTAAAGTCCTATAGTGTTGAACTAAATTGTATACTCAACAAGTCAATTTTGAACAAGATTTGAACTATTGATGATCTATTGTAGTCATATGATTAACTTTGATTTACCAATGTATCCAAGAAAGGCTCCTCCCCACAGGTAACCACCCCATCCCATCTCACACTGTCCATGGGATGGGAGGATGGCGTGTAGGGATGAGATGGTTACCTGCAGGGGAGGAGATCCAGACTTGGGTaatctagctttattccctatCATCTACAACAGTAGGAATTTACAACACTATAGCCCTCCGTTCTTGGCTGAATAGTACCATGCTGGTTTTAAAGATAGGAATTCAAGAAACAATTTTCGGAACATTTCTAGAGGAGAAGTAGAAATCGTGTGGGTTCCATTCACTGTTATTATGCAAATGAATTAATAATTAGCTTTCCTTTTGGTCCGAAGGATTAATATAAAAGGTCCTTTATCCAAGCAAAAATCTGACAAAGTATAAGAAAAGATCCTATTATAAAGACCAGTCTATTCTTGTTTCCTTTTCTATCAACTACTTAAAAAGCAAAGGCATCCAAAGCTTTAAACAATTTTGAAAACTATTATTAATCCTACACGGGCTACTTGAGAAAGAAAGAGTAATTTCTTACTCTTTTAGTGCTGAGTGATAGTTGGAATTCTAGTCTAATCACTATTCTTTTCCTGTTGACTATTGCATCTGCTATTCAGAGAGTTTCTATTTCAAGGGGCTTTAGTGATTATCACTGGTTTTGTCCAAGGTCTCAAACAGGGAAGATAAGTACTAAACTTGTGGCTGGCCTTATTATTAGACATAGAGAGTTTACCTCCTCTTAATCTGGGATGCAATTCTTACTGTATATCGATTTACCACCTCTGCCCACTGTTTCTTATCCATTATTGATATTTGCTAGATGGTTTGATTCTACAACAGTACACTAATGAAGGAGGTAGGGCATCTGCTACTTTATTTTTAGAACAGTTCATTTTCTTGAGGATGGACAATGGTATAGGTGGTGAGGTGTATTGTGTGATGAATGGCTCAAAAGGCCGGTGTGGagaagccaaaaaataaaaaggaggaGATACACTGTCCGTCTAGTGTTCCCTACTCCCACACACAGCCCCTGTTTTCAGGGGTGGGCATGGGAAGGCTACATGGACAGTGTTCtttctcccccaaaaaaaaaaatgtgaaaacaaATTATGTtacaaaagagaaataaaacagATTTGCAATCCAACAATACATTAAACGAGAAGGGGGTGCATGaaaaagggaaggggggggggtggataaCTGCAATCTTGGACTCGAGAAATTACATTTCTGCTTAGAGTGGATTCCACAAGAGAGATATCGAGGGAGAAGATGTAGCAGATAATGACCTGTTTAACTTGGCGGAATCAGTGGTGCAGCTGTTGGACGAACATTGGGTGAGGATTGATATGTGAACACAGGCATCTTACTTGGGAGAATGGGCAGTGGAGCATCAAATTGGAGAACATGAATAGCTTTTTCGATGGACGGTCGGCGTTTGCAGTCTGGGTGAGCACACCATAGCCCAACAACCATCAAGCACTCTACTTGTCGCTTGTCAAAATCCATACCTTGACTTGGGTCAGCGGCTTCAAGATGTTTTTGTGTTCCATAGAGCTCCCAAACCCAGTTTACCAAACTTCTTTCACTTGGGTTGATCTTAATTATCTCAACGGACCTTCTCCCACAAGAAATTTTTAAGAGAACAACCCCAAAGCTATAGATATCAGATTCTTTGGTAGCCATCCCAGTAATCTCATATTCGGGTGCCATGTATCCCATTGTACCAGCTACATTGGTTGTTTTTGACACCAAATTATATCCATCTGTGGTACCAGCTACATTAATGGTGGTTCCTCGTGACTCTTCGTCATGTCCCACAAGCCTAGCCAAACCGAAATCCCCAAGTTTAGCATTGAAATTGGAATCTAGAATCACATTGCTAGATTTAATATCCCTGTGGACGATGCATTGCTCCCACCACCCTTCATGCAAATACTGTAATGCAGAGGCCAAGTCAAGAGCTATCTTGTACCTCAAATCCCATGTCAAGGAACCTTTGTTTCGAAATAGATGGAAATCAAGGCTTCCATTGGGCATGAACTCATACACAAGAAGTAGCTCTTTCCTTTGGTGGCACCAACCAAGAAGTTGGACGAGCTTCCTATGCCGCAAACGACTAATGACTTTCACCTCCGATGCATATTCCTTTATCCCTTGCTTAGACCCCTTAGAGATCCTCTTCACAGCAATATCCTTGTTGACATCATTCAAGAAACCTCTGTAAACACCTCCAAATCCTCCCTCTTCGAGCTTTTGTTCCTCATCGAAGTTCCTAGTTGCTCGAGCCAATTCATCATACGAGAACTCCTTAGGTCCCATGGGGACATGTAAGATCACATCATCTTGTTCCTTTCTCCCCCTGATACACCAAAATAGAACCCCCAAGACAATAATTGAAGCGGCTGTTGGGGATtcttttaccatattaaacatatgaataaccttatagtgtttagaatacaagaatcatctacaaatcataaaagattgatcatgggtgtagtccctaaacccagaacaataaagtatcccatcttaaaatacataaccatatagatttactatatctataataatcaatgggacaaccatgacatgaaccataaatgggaataaagaagtacctgtgtcccatgaacatagatcatgaacctctgtcccatgtggttaaacattactcccatgaaaaTGACAATaatgaactacgcaagtggagtccttctattGAAATATTATGCatcctcttactctagggttttctctctttctgtacacttgctcttgtgagaaagccgtgctcccaaaaccaataaggcattaagtaaagtaatggctgcagggatcgtcagtattctatttataatagaatccctaaaaccctattccactctcacaatggaaagagctaggagtttcctaatcagagtgagtctataattgcttgggcccaatgaatcaatcggtatcagttaagcccacataaaaatcctaacaatctcccacttgggctacactgatactgatgtctttccattgacttctgaccaaataatcccaagactgaacaccactcaaacaaactttgatccaatcaataatctctactattgaacaatagtagaaaatacacctcaatatacggcatataactatctaatgttacagacaatagaaaattatcaattcaaatcgcctggaaacatatatataaggagttgatatcatacctgtgatcacatgaaatatacatttccttataggtcatttcttgatctaaagatcagtctaccttgaaaacctcacaggtagaaaactttgatatcAATCAATACTTGGCAAATTGcccttttcttgaattaatatcttactttggcataccgcctatggttaactgccacttccatggatttaggttaaataccaccataaatcataaattttggcaaaccgcctgtggtaaaccaccacttctttggacataggctaaataccaccatacatcacaaattctgacaaaatatcatcaattaccttggctaagcactgccaataaatcttaacaagcacagcctttaaactttgacttttaCCACCATGATatatttggttaaatgagatcataaaactcccactaaccaaacatatcaaaaacctcaataataccaatgtcagaaaatatggctcttgagtactttgtcgataaacttggatgacatcacctttgggcaaatgtcacctttatcttgggaaacacacaattgaactgaatgtaccactttggtgggtttcactcattcctatcatgtttttcacattagagatgaatatatgtacagaagtgtatgctttaatgtgtttcttacacaatcagagacaacacaaacaaatgaagcataaatgtacataaataattcagagaacaaAATTTACGATAAAAacaattcaaaattactccaaagtcattataaacttaataaggcaataaaattgttcctatttcccttcagttgtgttttgttcagcaacaacacctgtttgggttccctgagagctaaaaccagatcaagtaacccaaaaaatctcatgtatgaatcatacacaccaaataatcgggttagaaaatttaatatgtacacctaacagataaactacacaataaatgtacatctagcagataaaacacacaagagtcacaaccgtaactacattcctatcctttgggctaagaatgtactggtcctcttgtaaatccaaatttactatgaaaatacaattacttttatcacatgtgggtttagaaacctctaagttatagacttatagtcctttccatacatgtattttctttaacttgagtgacatcacctttgggcaaatgtcatcAATTTTGTTGTGattggaaaaactatgaaataataggatgtaccactttggtggattccatccaatcctttcatagcttcctagaaatatactgtgcaACATAAAATGTGTGgaagctcacacccagtttaattctaatatatttatccatcatagggtgttttaaacaaaacattcaagtacaaaatgacatgaatatgaatttactatatatttcagccataaataattcttcaatatcatgataataataaatcaatgcaaaactctaaataattcttttgcatgaaaaacaatatagtacactgaatttattctcccactagcaacctagtatactaaCCTGCTATtagtaacatcctcccactagcaacctagtataccgaatttattctcccactggtcgagccacataaaacagcttaagatccatacttttattctcccacttggttcgaccagtcataagttaatccatttattggagaacacaattcgttaaatgtgacatacatataaacttgttcacatatgcccaaaaacaaaagaaaccaaacatttatcaattaatgttcataaataggttttcggAGAACAACGGcagtgtttgagaacttggtattggattgatcaaaatcgacactaatccaatccaaccaatccgaattgatccaatcggaatacaaaaaataacacattaaataaacctataacccaTGGTCatagtgatgaaaccctcatccaccctattgctattgatcaactgtccaataccttttagggtaaaaatctttgttttaaaagcataataccaaactattgatttggttctcctagtatagaaaactaggtctttgagacatatgtagacctctatattctcaagccacttttcAAGGCATTagcttaatggttcaactcaaggaagaataatccattcgatatttaattaatgcatgta comes from Macadamia integrifolia cultivar HAES 741 unplaced genomic scaffold, SCU_Mint_v3 scaffold3525, whole genome shotgun sequence and encodes:
- the LOC122068190 gene encoding L-type lectin-domain containing receptor kinase IX.1-like, yielding MVKESPTAASIIVLGVLFWCIRGRKEQDDVILHVPMGPKEFSYDELARATRNFDEEQKLEEGGFGGVYRGFLNDVNKDIAVKRISKGSKQGIKEYASEVKVISRLRHRKLVQLLGWCHQRKELLLVYEFMPNGSLDFHLFRNKGSLTWDLRYKIALDLASALQYLHEGWWEQCIVHRDIKSSNVILDSNFNAKLGDFGLARLVGHDEESRGTTINVAGTTDGYNLVSKTTNVAGTMGYMAPEYEITGMATKESDIYSFGVVLLKISCGRRSVEIIKINPSERSLVNWVWELYGTQKHLEAADPSQGMDFDKRQVECLMVVGLWCAHPDCKRRPSIEKAIHVLQFDAPLPILPSKMPVFTYQSSPNVRPTAAPLIPPS